A region from the Carassius carassius chromosome 33, fCarCar2.1, whole genome shotgun sequence genome encodes:
- the LOC132113470 gene encoding FACT complex subunit SSRP1-like → MGDTLEFNNIHTELKGSWNDGRLRFSKQSVVYKSHKTGKVDSIPAPELSAAQWRRVCLGHGIKLATSTGHIYRYDGFRDTDFEKISEFFKANYKVELAEKDMCVKGWNWGTAKFSGSLLSFDVNDSPVFEVPLASVSQCATGKNEVTVEFHQNDDAEVSLMEVRFYVPPNTGDDGSDPVEAFAQNVLSKADVIQATGDAVCIFKELQCLTPRGRYDIRIYPTFLHLHGKTFDYKIPYTTVLRLFLLPHKDQRQMFFVISLDPPIKQGQTRYHFLILLFSKDEELSLALNMSEDEVEKRYEGKLSKNMSGPLFEIVSRVMKALVNRKITVPGNFQGHSGSQCITCAYKASSGLLYPLERGFIYVHKPPVHLRFEEISCVNFARGTTTTRSFDFEIETKQNNQYTFSNIEREEYGKLFDFVNAKKLNIKNRGIKEGMKGADGYSDSDEDQHDAYLERMKEEGKIREEGDGSDESEGDSDESFNPGEEDDDVPEEYDSNASVSDSEADDADSEEEGKKKKPEKKPKKVVKEKKERKPRKEKKVKDPGAPKRPMSAYMLWLNGNRERIKSENPGISVTEISKKAGEMWKQLSKDRKEEWDRKAEEAKKQYEKAMKEYRESGGGAAASVTKEKKKKGGKVEAKKKSGGEKEKKEPVNESFKSKEFISSEESSSESDQDRGSKRKVCVCVCDEDTPASSEESGSD, encoded by the exons ATCTACAGATACGACGGCTTCAGAGACACC gATTTTGAGAAGATCTCAGAGTTTTTTAAAGCGAACTACAAGGTTGAGTTGGCGGAGAAGGACATGTGTGTGAAGGGCTGGAACTGGGGCACTGCCAAGTTCTCAG GGTCTCTGCTGTCGTTTGATGTGAACGACAGTCCCGTCTTCGAGGTCCCGCTGGCCAGCGTATCCCAGTGTGCAACGGGGAAGAACGAGGTGACGGTGGAGTTTCATCAGAACGACGACGCAGAGGTGTCCCTCATGGAGGTCCGCTTCTATGTGCCTCCCAACACCGGAGACGACGGATCGGACCctgtggag GCGTTCGCTCAGAATGTTCTCTCGAAGGCAGATGTCATCCAGGCCACCGGAGACGCTGTGTGCATCTTTAAAGAGCTTCAGTGTCTTACGCCGAGAGGAAG GTATGATATCCGTATCTACCCCACCTTCCTCCACCTGCACGGGAAGACGTTTGACTATAAGATCCCTTACACCACCGTGCTGCGGCTCTTCCTGCTGCCGCACAAGGACCAGAGGCAGATGTTCTTCGTG ATCAGTCTGGATCCGCCCATTAAACAGGGTCAGACGCGTTATcacttcctcatcctcctcttctcTAAAGACGAAGAGCTCAGTCTGGCTCTGAACATGAGCGA gGACGAGGTGGAGAAGCGTTATGAAGGCAAGCTCAGTAAGAACATGTCCGGGCCGCTCTTCGAGATCGTCAGCAGGGTCATGAAGGCTCTGGTCAACAGGAAGATCACGGTGCCCGGAAACTTCCAGGg TCACTCGGGCTCTCAGTGTATAACGTGTGCGTACAAGGCGAGCTCAGGGCTGCTGTATCCTCTGGAGCGAGGCTTCATCTACGTGCACAAGCCTCCGGTTCACCTGCGCTTCGAGGAGATCTCCTGCGTTAACTTCGCCAGAGGAACCACCACCACACGCTCCTTCGACTTCGAGATCGAGACCAAGCAGAATAACCAGTACACCTTCAGCAACATCGAGAG GGAAGAATACGGAAAACTCTTTGACTTTGTCAATGCCAAAAAGCTGAACATCAAGAACAGAGGAATTAAAGAG GGCATGAAAGGAGCCGACGGCTACAGCGACTCTGATGAAGACCAGCATGATGCTTACCTGGAGCGGATGAAAGAAGAGGGCAAGATCCGAGAGGAGGGAGACGGCAGCGACGAATCGGAGGGAGACAGCG ACGAGTCTTTCAACCCTGGAGAAGAGGATGATGACGTCCCTGAAGA GTATGACAGTAACGCTTCAGTGAGCGACAGCGAGGCGGACGACGCAGACAGCGAGGAAGAAGGCAAGAAGAAGAAGCCTGAAAAGAAGCCCAAGAAAGTGGTGAAGGAGAAGAAAGAGAGGAAACCACGGAAAGAG AAGAAGGTGAAGGACCCCGGGGCCCCGAAGAGGCCGATGAGCGCTTACATGTTGTGGCTGAACGGCAACCGAGAGCGAATCAAGAGCGAGAATCCTGGGATATCTGTCACCGAAATCTCCAAGAAGGCTGGAGAGATGTGGAAACAGCTGAGCAAAGACCGCAAAGAG GAATGGGACAGAAAAGCAGAAGAGGCCAAGAAACAATATGAGAAAGCCATGAAGGAGTACAGAGAGAGTGGAGGAGGAGCGGCTGCGTCTGTTACCAA agaaaagaaaaagaaaggaggaAAGGTGGAGGCCAAGAAGAAGAGTGGAGGAGAAAAGGAGAAGAAGGAACCTGTAAACGAGAGCTTTAAGAGTAAAGAATTCATCTCAAGCGAGGAGAGCTCGTCTGAATCTGATCAGGACAGAGGCAGCAAacgcaaggtgtgtgtgtgtgtgtgt GATGAGGACACACCGGCCAGCTCAGAGGAGTCAGGGTCCGACTGA